The Cucumis melo cultivar AY chromosome 6, USDA_Cmelo_AY_1.0, whole genome shotgun sequence genome includes a region encoding these proteins:
- the LOC127149721 gene encoding uncharacterized protein LOC127149721 yields MNHQTFDVVYEHLVIKGMDPTYRFWYHHGEEVPVKCMFDGQPFCSTSFMSDEKVDEPCVNDDVNEKVVDANTSLYPHCTKYTRMSAIVSLYKIKATNDWTDKSFTSLLELLHDMLPPNNVIPKSTYEVKKFLKVFDLGYEKIHACENDRCLFTKENKDLETCPICGHSRWKVDKRTKRMKRGVPTKVLRYFPLIPRLKRMFQMHDVAILLTWHMNHKNSDGKMRHPVDSVSWDSIDAKWPDFDPRNLRFGLATDGFNPFSNLSSRYSCWPVMLVTYNLPPWLCMSKENIMLTLLIPGPKQPGNDIDIFLQPLIDDLKLLWDGVEVYDVVSKSNFNLRVVLIWTINDFPAYGNLVGCTTKGKTACPICGEHTHSQWLYHSEKLVYMGHRRFLPPSHPYRRKKSWFDGKVEDRQVPRIANGNAIDTQLKDFQNFFGKVDKKKRKRQKELKGMWKK; encoded by the coding sequence ATGAATCATCAAACCTTTGATGTTGTATATGAACATTTGGTTATAAAAGGAATGGATCCTACTTATAGGTTTTGGTACCATCATGGTGAAGAAGTGCCAGTAAAGTGTATGTTTGATGGTCAACCCTTTTGTAGCACTTCTTTCATGAGCGACGAAAAGGTTGATGAACCATGCGTAAACGATGATGTTAATGAAAAGGTCGTAGATGCAAACACTTCCTTGTATCCTCATTGTACAAAATATACAAGAATGTCAGCTATCGTATCTTTATATAAGATAAAGGCTACGAACGATTGGACCGATAAAAGTTTCACAAGCCTTTTAGAGCTGTTGCACGATATGCTACCCCCTAACAATGTTATCCCAAAATCTACTTACGAAGTAAAGAAGTTCTTAAAAGTATTTGATCTAggatatgaaaagattcatgcttGTGAAAATGATCGTTGCTTGTTTACGAAAGAGAATAAAGATTTAGAGACATGCCCAATTTGTGGACATTCTCGATGGAAGGTGGATAAACGCACGAAAAGAATGAAACGGGGTGTTCCAACAAAAGTGTTAAGATACTTTCCGTTGATTCCAAGATTGAAACGAATGTTCCAAATGCATGATGTAGCTATATTATTGACATGGCATATGAACCATAAAAATAGTGATGGGAAGATGCGTCATCCAGTTGATTCTGTTTCATGGGACTCAATTGATGCAAAGTGGCCCGACTTTGATCCACGAAACTTGAGGTTCGGTCTTGCAACCGATGGTTTCAACCCATTCTCTAATCTTAGTAGTCGATACAGTTGTTGGCCAGTCATGCTTGTGACATACAACCTACCTCCTTGGTTATGCATGTCGAAAGAAAATATAATGCTAACTTTACTGATTCCTGGTCCTAAACAGCCTGGCAATGACATTGACATTTTCTTGCAACCATTAATTGATGACTTGAAATTGTTATGGGATGGAGTTGAAGTTTACGATGTAGTTAGCAAATCAAACTTCAATTTGAGAGTTGTGCTTATATGGACAATCAATGACTTTCCTGCTTATGGAAATCTTGTTGGGTGTACAACGAAGGGTAAGACGGCTTGTCCAATTTGTGGGGAGCACACACATTCTCAGTGGTTGTACCACAGTGAGAAATTAGTCTATATGGGTCATAGACGCTTTTTACCTCCATCTCATCCGTATAGAAGAAAGAAGTCATGGTTTGATGGCAAAGTTGAAGACCGACAAGTTCCTAGGATTGCAAATGGGAATGCAATCGATACCCAACttaaagattttcaaaatttctttgGAAAAGTTGATAAGAAAAAACGAAAGAGACAAAAAGAGTTGAAAGGAATGTGGAAAAAATGA